The region GCCCACCACCATGTCTGTGCGCCCGGCCATGGCGGCATGCACGGCGTACTGGCCCAAAAATCCGCAATAAACCTTGTCATTGGCGTTGGCCGGGATGGAGCGGATGATATAGCTCGGGTCAATATATTTCAGCGAATGCTCAATGCCGCGCGCGCCAAGATAGGAACTGATATTCTTGCGCAGAAGGTCGGCCACGTCGCCAAGCACGGGGTTGCCCGACACATCCTTGGCGGCGTGGTTTTCCATAAGGTGCTGACCAGCGCCCTCGGCTGCCACAATAACGGCATGCCCGCGCGAGCGCAGGCGTTCTTCCAGCGCAGGCAGAAGCCCGCCCTCGCCCTCAAGGGCAAAGGGAGCTTCCGGAATCAGCACAAAGTTCACTTCTTTGAGGGCCAGAGCCGCGCGCGCGGCGATAAAGCCGGATTCGCGCCCCATCAGCTTGACCAGCCCAATGCCGTTGGGCACGCCGCAGGCCTCGGTATGGGCGCATTCAATGGCCTCCGTGGCCTTGAAGGCGGCAGTTTCAAAGCCGAACGACTGGGGAATGAAGTTGATGTCGTTATCAATGGTTTTGGGAATGCCGATGACGGATATCTTGAGCCCGCGCGCCTGCACCTCGCTGCTGATGGCAAGGGCGGCCTTCATGGTGCCGTCGCCGCCAATGACAAAGAGAGCGTTGACGTTGCTGCGTTCAAGGGTATCCACAATTTCCTCGGCAGACTGCGGCCCGCGTGAGGAACCAAGCATGGTGCCGCCAAAACGGTGAATGTCCGCCACGCTTGAAGGCGTAAGCTCAAAGGGGGCATGACCGTACTTGGGAATAAAACCCTCAAGCCCGTAGGCGATGCCCAGAATGGAGGGCACGTTGTAGGCGTGGAAGGCCTCCATCACAATGGCGCGGATGACATCGTTGATGCCGGGGCAAAGCCCGCCGCAGGTCACGATGGCGCACTTGGCTCGGGTGGTGTCGAAGTAGAGTTTTTTGCGCGGGCCAGCGGCCTCGAGGCAGACGCTGAAGGGCGCGTTCACTTCTTCCGACAGTTCTTCATCCACAACAATCTGCACGGTCTTGTTGTCTGCCCAGGTGCGGTAGGGCAGCACAGAATCAAGCTTGCAGGGGCCAAGCGTGCGGATTTCCGTTTGCAGCGAACATTCTTGCATGGTGCAGCCTCGGCTGTTTTGGAGCTATTTGCTTAAACCAAGTTCCGCCGCATGGGCGCGCATGGCTTCGATGGACAGAGCCAGAAAAGCATCAAGCTCAAGCCCGGCCTCGGCGCACTGGCGGATGTTGTCGCGGCACACGCTGGCCGCAAAGGCTTTATCCTTCATCTTTTTCTTTATGCTTTTAACTTCCATGCCTTCCATGCCCGTGGGGCGCATGAGCGCAGCGGCAGAGATAAGCCCGGTGACGGTTTCGCCGCAGCGCAGGGCGTAATCAAAGCGCGAGGCAGGGCCAGCCGCGCCGTTCATTTCCGCATTATGGGCGCGAATGGCAGTGAGGGCTTCGTCCGGCAACTGGCCAGTCAGCATCTCTGCGGTGTCCAGCCCGTGCCGGCTGGCGTTTTCCGCCGTGGCGGGGTAGTCGAGGTCGTGCAAAAGGCCAGTGAGGCCCCAGAGGTCTTCATTTTCGCCAAAATGTTGGGCAAGAGCGCGCATTATGGCCTCGGAGGCCAGGGCATGCTGCAACAGTGAAGGCGGCGTTTTTTGCTCGGCCAGCAGAGCGAGGGCCGATTGACGTTCTATCATGGCAAGTACTCCCTTATGTTTAAAAATGTAAATCAGGCAACCCGGCTTTGCAAGCCGCGCGAGGTGAATGGCCGATGCGCAGCCGTGGCTCGACCCGCAGCCCAGTTGACAGCACGGCATTAATGACGGAAAAGAACCTTTTCGGAATACATATTCCACTACCTTTGCCGAAGCGACAATTTATGCCTATATACGGTCTCCGTTTCAGAACGCTTGGACAAACAAGCTACTATACCGGCCCCTCCGGCTTCAAACGGGGGGATCATGTGCTTATTGAGGCAGAGCAGGGCCAGACCCTCGCCGAAATAGTATCCGGCCCCGCAGAGCATTTGCCCGGACAGATGGAGCAGGAACTGCCCTCCATTTTGCGCCATGCCGGTTCAGAAGACATCCACCGTGGCGAAGCCAACGAGCAGATGGCGCGTGAAGCGCAACAGTTCTGCCGCCAGTGCATCCGCGACCGCAACCTTGATATGAAGCTTGTGGATGTGGAGGTCTTTTTTGACCGCAGCAAGCTCATCTTTTACTTCACTGCGCCTTCCCGCATTGATTTTCGCGATCTGGTCAAAGACCTTGTGCGTGAATACCGCGCGCGCATCGAGCTGCGCCAGATAGGCGTGCGCCACGAAACGCAGATGGTGGGCGCTGTGGGCAACTGCGGCATGGTCTGCTGCTGCCGCAGGTATCTGCGCAAATTTGCGCCCGTGACCATCCGCATGGCAAAAGAGCAGAACCTCTTTCTGAATCCTGCCAAAATTTCGGGCATTTGCGGCCGTTTGCTCTGCTGCCTTTCTTACGAACAGGACAACTACGACCATTTTCACCGCATGTGCCCGCGCCTCGGCAAGAAATACCAGACGGACAAAGGCCCCATGAAGGTTCTGCGGGCCAACATGTTCCGCAATTCCCTTTCTGTGCTGACGGAAAACAACGAGGAAGTCGAACTGAGCCTGGACGACTGGCAGGCGCTTTCGCCCCACAGGCCGGAGGCCCCCCAGGGTGTACAGCCAAAGCAGCCGCCCAAAGGCCCCATGAACGACAACAGCCTGCTTGTGGTTTCCGCCACGCCGGATACTCTTGACTCTCTTGATTTTATGGATGAATTCCGTCAGGACGAGCGCGATACCCAGCCCGAGGAATCCGCCCCCGCCGAATCCGGCGAGCGCGCCCCCGGTGGAGAGGCTCAGGCCGAACCGGGCAAGAATCGCCGCAAACGCCGCCGCAACAAGTCGCAGCGGCCCGACCACGACTAGCAATTAAGCTTACGGAGCCTTGAGTGAACAGCTTTTTCATCACAACGCCCATCTACTACGTCAATGCCAAGCCCCATCTGGGGCATGCCTATACCACTGTGGTTGCCGACGCCATGGCCCGCTACCACAAGCTGATTGGCGAGGACACCATGTTCCTCACCGGCACGGACGAACACGGCGACAAGATTGTTCAGGCGGCGGAAAAACAAGGTCAGACTCCAAAGGAGTTTGTGGACGACATCAGCGCCCGCTTCCGCGCCTTGTGGCCCAAGCTTGACGTTGCCAACGACCGCTTTGTGCGCACCACCGATCCCGAGCACATCAGCGCTGTGCAGGCCTTTTTGCAAAAGGTCTATGACGCGGGCGACATCTATTTTGGCGAGTTCGGCGGGCATTACTGCTACGGCTGTGAACGGTTCTATACCGAAAAAGAGCTGGAAAACGGCCTCTGCCCCCAGCATCTGACCAAGCCGGAATTTATCAGCGAGAAGAACTACTTTTTCCGCATGTCCAAGTATCTGCCCTGGCTCAAGGAGCACATCGAGGCCAATCCTTCGTTTATCCGGCCCGAACGCTATCGCAGCGAAGTGCTGGCCATGCTCGAATCCGGCGCGCTGGAAGACCTGTGCATCTCGCGCCCCAAATCGCGCCTGACCTGGGGCATTGAGCTGCCCTTTGACAAGGATTACGTCTGCTACGTGTGGTTTGATGCGCTACTCAACTACATCAGCGCGCTGAACTGGCCCGAAGGCGAAGACTTTAAAAAGTTCTGGCCCGGCGAACATCTGGTTGCCAAGGATATTCTCAAGCCTCACGCCGTATTCTGGCCCACCATGCTCAAATCTGCGGGCCTGCCGCTGTATGAGCATCTGAATGTGCACGGCTACTGGCTTGTGCGCGACACCAAGATGTCAAAATCGCTTGGCAATGTTGTGGAACCGAGCGACATGGCCCAACGTTTCGGGCCGGACGCCTTCCGCTATTTTCTGCTGCGCGAAATGCACTTTGGTTCTGACGCCAGCTTTAGCGAAGATGCCCTTGTAGGCCGCATCAATGCCGACCTTGCCAACGACCTCGGCAACCTGTTCAGCCGCGTGCTTTCCATGACGGCCAAATATTTCGGCAGCCATGTGCCCATGCCCAAGGCGCTTCAGGAAGACGACAAGGCCATTGCCGACCTGTGCGCCAACTCCATGCGCAACTTTGTGCAGCTTTTTGGCAACGTGCAGTTTGCCCAGGGGCTTGAATCCCTGTGGGAACTCGTGCGCGCCCTGAACAAATACGTGGACACCCAGGCCCCCTGGACGCTCTACAAGCAGGGCAACATGGAGCGCCTCGCAACCGTCATGTACGTCATGCTGGCGGCCATGCGCAAAACCGCGCTCTGCCTCTGGCCCGTCATGCCTGTGGCCTCTGGCAAAATGCTTGCCCAGCTTGGGCAGCCCGTGCAGGAAGGCCAGCCCCCGGTTGCCAATGTGGAAGACGAAATTGCCCATTTTGAAGGCCTTGAACCCGGCATTCAGGTAGCGGAAGGCTCCAACCTGTTCCCGCGTATTGAAGTGAAAAAAGAAGGCGCGGACAGCAAGGAACCCAAGGCCCAAAAGAAGGACAAGCAGGCGGAAAAACCGCAGGAAAAAGCCGCGCCCAAGCAGGCTGCAGCAGAGCAGGGCGGGGCGGATGCGCCTGCAGTCAAACCCAATGTGGAATTCGACCAGTTCAAGGCTCTGGATCTGCGCGTGGGCACAGTCAAAGTGGCGGAAAAGCACCCCAATGCCGACCGTATTCTGCGACTTGAAATTGACTTTGGCGAAGGTGAGCTGCGTCAGATTCTCTCTGGCCTGGCAGAGCACTATGCGCCGGAAGATCTGGTGGGCAAACGCGTGTGCGCAGTGCTGAACCTTGCCCCGCGCAAGATTCGCGGGCTGGTTTCGCACGGCATGGTGCTTACGGCAGGAACCGACAGCGCGCTCGGGCTGCTTGCTGTGGACCGCGACGTGCCTGACGGCAGCGAAATAGCATAATTCTGATGCGGTGAGCGGCGTCGCACCCGTGGTTCAAATGGGCGCGACGTCTGCAACCACCATCAGCAAACGGCAATACAGAACGATGGGCGGAAATGCTCTAGTGGGCCTTGGCCTCTTCTTCGCGGAACAGGCGCTCAAGGGCGGCGGCATCAAGCGGCGTAAGGTTGAAACGCATACCCGCTTCGTCCAGAAGGGCAGACAGGCTCTTGCCGGTATGCAGGGCGCGCTGTTCCGCCAGATAGGCCGCAGCCTTACGCACAAGTTCGCCTTGCGGCATAATGGTTGTCATGGAGATATCCTTTTTTATTCACCCATAGCCGTTGTGCCGTCTTTTGGCAATGCTCTGCCCGCAGGGCGACACATCCCACACTAGGCGACAGGATTTCGCGCCAGAGGGTTTTTATGGATAATCTGTTTACTGCGGTAATTTTGAGCATTGTCGAGGGGCTGACGGAATTCCTGCCTGTTTCCTCATCCGGCCACCTTATTCTGGTTGGCGATCTGCTCAACTTTATGGGCGAAAAGGCCGCCACCTTTGAGGTGGTTATTCAGCTTGGCGCCATCATGGCTGTGGTGGTGCTGTACTGGAAGCGCTTCTGGGGCCTTGTGCGCCCTCAACCCTATGTGCGCTTTGCGGGCATGCGCGGCATCATGCTGCTTATTCTTACATCGCTGCCTGCCAGCGTGCTCGGGCTTTTGCTGCACTCGGCGATCAAGACCTATCTGTTCCGTCCGGAAACTGTGCTCATTGCTCTGGTTGTGGGCGCGGTGATGATGATAGTTGTTGAAAAACGCAAGTTCAAACCTTCGTATATTACGCTGGACGACATGACGCCCAAGCTGGCCCTTGGCATCGGCTGCTTTCAGTGCCTTGCGCTGTGGCCCGGTTTTTCGCGCTCGGCTTCAACAATTATGGGCGGCATGCTGCTTGGCGGCAAGCGCTCGCTGGCGGCGGAGTATTCGTTCATCGCCGCAGTGCCCATCATGGTTGCAGCTACCGGCTACGACATGCTGAAAAGCTGGCACCTGTTCAGCGCTGCGGATATTCCCTTTTTTGCCGTGGGCATGATCGGCTCGTTCCTCTCGGCCCTGCTGGCAGTCAAAGTGTTCATCGCCCTTATGGGCCGCGTGACTCTGGTGCCTTTTGCCGTGTACCGCCTGTTAATCGCACCCTTTATTTACTATTTCATGGTGAACTAAAAAAAATGCTTGCCAAGGGGCGGCAATTTTTATAAATAGATCGTCGCGCTAACGAGGCGCTGACACGGCAAGGTAGCTCAGTTGGTCAGAGCATGCGGTTCATACCCGCAGTGTCGGGGGTTCAAATCCCTCCCTTGCTACCAGAATTTCATACCCGGAAGTCTTACGAGACTTCCGGGTTTTTTTGTTTTTAGGCGCACACTGCTGTTGAGCAGCAGTGTGCGCCTAAGGCAACTCCCCATACTTTTTTTCACTACCGCGACATGATGCTTTCAAAATTTTTGTAATGGTGTTATTCTAAAAGTCCTGCACCACACTCCGTCAGATCAACAATTTGCCGTCTTTCCGCCTATAAAAATGAAAAACAGCACCATTTAAAACAAAGAGAACCCCATGAAGGCCATTATAAGAAAAACACCAAAGAGCATGTATCAGCCTGTTGGAAACTATTCACATACAACCATCATACCCGCTGGCATGGACACCTATGTGTTTTCAGGGCAAATCGGCATCAGGGGTGACGGTTCTTTTCCAACGGCCTTTAACGATGAAGTGCAGCAACTCTTTACAAATATTAAAGTATTGCTCGATACGGAAGGACTGTCCGGACCAGATATTACCAAGGTTAATATCTGGTCCGTGAAAGAAATCGACTGGGATTATTTCGATAACGAGTGGGATAAGCTTTTTGGCAGCACTTACCCATCGATGACTATTGCGTATGTATCGGCATTAGGCCTGCCGGAAATCAGCATAGAAATTGATATCTGGGCTGCAAAGCAACCTCAGGGCTAAGTGCAGCAGGGTGCTCTTCATGAGCAGAAGGGCGCCCTAACCATGGATAGCTGGCATATTGCTCTGGCGAGGGAATTGATAACCTGCACCATACATGGTAATTTATTGAAAGTTCTTCATTGGCTACCTTGGGGGCATTATGAAAGAAAAAACTGTCTACCGCTGCAAGCGCTGTGGTGATGTTTTTTACTGCCCGACTGGCATGCTGGACAAAGCCTTCTTTAACTTTCGGCGGGTTTTCAAGTTATTGTCATGCCCACGATGCGGAAGTACGCTTATACATGAAGAAGAGTACGTGGCTGAAAAAAAGAAACAGGACAATGCTGCAATAGATAAATAGCCTGATCTGGTTATGCACAGGCAGGCAATATTTTTGCCATCCAGCAAAACAGGCTCGCGTTATAACCAATATATACGGCGTTTATGCCTTGTGGTGCGCAAAAGCGTACGGGGCATAAACGCCTTGCCTTTTACTCCGGTGCCGTCATGCAGTTTATACATTTGCCCCACAACGCCAAGCCCGAGCAGTACGCAACGTGGCACAGCGCAGCTCTGCACAGCGCTCAGGCCGACCCTTTCAGTTGTACGCCAGCATGGCAACTTGCCTTTCATGATGCCTTTGGTCCCAAGCGGCGTTTGTTGTTTGCAGAAGCCGACGGCAGTGTTATTGCCCTTGCGGAAGGCCTTGTTTCGCCAGAAGAAATCTACATCACGCCCCTTGAACCCTCGTGGTTCTTTGGCTGCCCGCTGCTGGGCAGCCATGCCCCGCAGCTATTTGCCGACGCCATGCACTTTTTTACCAGAACCTATGCCCCCAGATTTCCCAAGGTTCTTGTGGGCGGCCTTGGCCCTGGCCTGGATTATGTGCAGAACATGCTCAACAAAACAGGCATGCCGCTCCAGGCGCACCTCGTAAAAGCGGGCATTCAGGGATCGGCTTCACTTGCTGGCGGGCTGGACGGCTATCTTTCGCGCCGCTCGGCCAATCTGCGCCGCAACCTGAAACGTTCGGCCAAGAAGGCGCACGAGCTGGGCATCTCTTATGAACGGGTGCTGCCTTCAACGGAAGACGAAGCAAAGGCAGCGTATGCCCGCATGATCGCTGTTGAACGCACAAGCTGGAAGGGGATTGACCACTGCGGCATGGCGGAGCCGGGCATATGCGATTTTTACGCATTTCTGCTCCAGCGGCTCGCGCCGGAAAAGGGTGCGCGCGTCATTTTTGCCCGCCGTGAAGATACGGACGTGGGCTTCATTTTTGGAGGCCTGGCAGGGGATATCTATCGCGGAC is a window of Desulfovibrio desulfuricans DNA encoding:
- a CDS encoding ATP-dependent 6-phosphofructokinase — encoded protein: MQECSLQTEIRTLGPCKLDSVLPYRTWADNKTVQIVVDEELSEEVNAPFSVCLEAAGPRKKLYFDTTRAKCAIVTCGGLCPGINDVIRAIVMEAFHAYNVPSILGIAYGLEGFIPKYGHAPFELTPSSVADIHRFGGTMLGSSRGPQSAEEIVDTLERSNVNALFVIGGDGTMKAALAISSEVQARGLKISVIGIPKTIDNDINFIPQSFGFETAAFKATEAIECAHTEACGVPNGIGLVKLMGRESGFIAARAALALKEVNFVLIPEAPFALEGEGGLLPALEERLRSRGHAVIVAAEGAGQHLMENHAAKDVSGNPVLGDVADLLRKNISSYLGARGIEHSLKYIDPSYIIRSIPANANDKVYCGFLGQYAVHAAMAGRTDMVVGKIQDRYVHLPLELVTRKRRKLNIYSDLWRAVLESTGQGMLHGMLPPA
- a CDS encoding HD domain-containing protein yields the protein MIERQSALALLAEQKTPPSLLQHALASEAIMRALAQHFGENEDLWGLTGLLHDLDYPATAENASRHGLDTAEMLTGQLPDEALTAIRAHNAEMNGAAGPASRFDYALRCGETVTGLISAAALMRPTGMEGMEVKSIKKKMKDKAFAASVCRDNIRQCAEAGLELDAFLALSIEAMRAHAAELGLSK
- a CDS encoding PSP1 domain-containing protein gives rise to the protein MPIYGLRFRTLGQTSYYTGPSGFKRGDHVLIEAEQGQTLAEIVSGPAEHLPGQMEQELPSILRHAGSEDIHRGEANEQMAREAQQFCRQCIRDRNLDMKLVDVEVFFDRSKLIFYFTAPSRIDFRDLVKDLVREYRARIELRQIGVRHETQMVGAVGNCGMVCCCRRYLRKFAPVTIRMAKEQNLFLNPAKISGICGRLLCCLSYEQDNYDHFHRMCPRLGKKYQTDKGPMKVLRANMFRNSLSVLTENNEEVELSLDDWQALSPHRPEAPQGVQPKQPPKGPMNDNSLLVVSATPDTLDSLDFMDEFRQDERDTQPEESAPAESGERAPGGEAQAEPGKNRRKRRRNKSQRPDHD
- the metG gene encoding methionine--tRNA ligase yields the protein MNSFFITTPIYYVNAKPHLGHAYTTVVADAMARYHKLIGEDTMFLTGTDEHGDKIVQAAEKQGQTPKEFVDDISARFRALWPKLDVANDRFVRTTDPEHISAVQAFLQKVYDAGDIYFGEFGGHYCYGCERFYTEKELENGLCPQHLTKPEFISEKNYFFRMSKYLPWLKEHIEANPSFIRPERYRSEVLAMLESGALEDLCISRPKSRLTWGIELPFDKDYVCYVWFDALLNYISALNWPEGEDFKKFWPGEHLVAKDILKPHAVFWPTMLKSAGLPLYEHLNVHGYWLVRDTKMSKSLGNVVEPSDMAQRFGPDAFRYFLLREMHFGSDASFSEDALVGRINADLANDLGNLFSRVLSMTAKYFGSHVPMPKALQEDDKAIADLCANSMRNFVQLFGNVQFAQGLESLWELVRALNKYVDTQAPWTLYKQGNMERLATVMYVMLAAMRKTALCLWPVMPVASGKMLAQLGQPVQEGQPPVANVEDEIAHFEGLEPGIQVAEGSNLFPRIEVKKEGADSKEPKAQKKDKQAEKPQEKAAPKQAAAEQGGADAPAVKPNVEFDQFKALDLRVGTVKVAEKHPNADRILRLEIDFGEGELRQILSGLAEHYAPEDLVGKRVCAVLNLAPRKIRGLVSHGMVLTAGTDSALGLLAVDRDVPDGSEIA
- a CDS encoding undecaprenyl-diphosphate phosphatase, which produces MDNLFTAVILSIVEGLTEFLPVSSSGHLILVGDLLNFMGEKAATFEVVIQLGAIMAVVVLYWKRFWGLVRPQPYVRFAGMRGIMLLILTSLPASVLGLLLHSAIKTYLFRPETVLIALVVGAVMMIVVEKRKFKPSYITLDDMTPKLALGIGCFQCLALWPGFSRSASTIMGGMLLGGKRSLAAEYSFIAAVPIMVAATGYDMLKSWHLFSAADIPFFAVGMIGSFLSALLAVKVFIALMGRVTLVPFAVYRLLIAPFIYYFMVN
- a CDS encoding RidA family protein, whose amino-acid sequence is MKAIIRKTPKSMYQPVGNYSHTTIIPAGMDTYVFSGQIGIRGDGSFPTAFNDEVQQLFTNIKVLLDTEGLSGPDITKVNIWSVKEIDWDYFDNEWDKLFGSTYPSMTIAYVSALGLPEISIEIDIWAAKQPQG
- a CDS encoding GNAT family N-acetyltransferase is translated as MQFIHLPHNAKPEQYATWHSAALHSAQADPFSCTPAWQLAFHDAFGPKRRLLFAEADGSVIALAEGLVSPEEIYITPLEPSWFFGCPLLGSHAPQLFADAMHFFTRTYAPRFPKVLVGGLGPGLDYVQNMLNKTGMPLQAHLVKAGIQGSASLAGGLDGYLSRRSANLRRNLKRSAKKAHELGISYERVLPSTEDEAKAAYARMIAVERTSWKGIDHCGMAEPGICDFYAFLLQRLAPEKGARVIFARREDTDVGFIFGGLAGDIYRGQQFSYAQDCHELSLGNLMQIEKIRWLCEEGVQRYDMGPLDGPKMQYKTHWTETAFPIRTWLIEKA